From the genome of Desulfobaculum xiamenense:
GCGGGACAAAAGGATGCCTTCGGCGACCGGGGCGCTGCCCCGGACCCGGTCAAGGGCCGTGGGCCCTTGACAATCCCAACTAGGGCTTTGTCGTGCAAAGCCGACCGGCTTGCCAAGGGCACCCACGGATATCGCATATTGGGGGTCCAGGGGGCCAGCGGCCCCTTGGCTGGCGGAGCCTACGTCTTGCATGTGGTGGTGAACGATACGCCTCGGCCACAGCGACGAAACGACGCGGCGAAACCGCGATACGTGCTGCGCGGGGTATGGCCTTCGGCGACCGGGGCGCTGCCCCGGACCCGGTCAAGGGCCGTGGGCCCTTAACAATCCCAACTAGGGCTTTGTCGTGCAAAGCCGAACGGTTTGCCATGGGCACCCACGCAGATCGCATATCGGGGGTCCAGGGGGCCAGCGGCCCCTTGGCTGGCGGAGCCTACGTCTTGCATGGGGCAGTGAACGATACAGCTGGGCACAGCGACGAGGCGGAAACCGCTGCGCGGGGCATGGCCTTCGGCGACCGTGGCTCTGCCCCGGCCCCGGTCAAGGGCCGTGGGCCCTTAACAATCCCAACTAGGGCTTCGTCGTGCAAAGCCGACCGGCTTGCCAAGGGCACCCACGGATATCGCATATCGGGGGTCCAGGGGGCCAGCGGCCCCTTGGCTGGCGGAGCCTACGTCTTGCATGGGGCAGTGAACGATACAGCTAGGCACAGCGACGAGGCGGAAGACGAAAAAAGGCCCGGATCGCAAAGCGATCCGGGCCTGAAGCAACGGAATTGGCTGTGGCGAATTAGAAGCCGAAGCCGTCGCCGCCGTCGGTACCGAAACCGAAGTCGGCGGAGACTTCGCCGGGGGAGTCGACGGCACCTGCGTCGGCAGCGCCGGAGGCAGCGGCCTCACCGGCGGCACCTGCGGCACCTGCGGCGGTGGTGACCACGCCGTGCTTGATGACTTCCTCGATCTTGGCGAGCAGGCTGTCGACCTTACCGACGTAGGAGTCGATCTGGCCTTCGGAGACCTGGAGTTTCTTCTCGCCAGCGCCGAGCTGGGCCTCGTAGGTGGTGACCTTGGCGGAGGCTTCCTTCAACTTGGCCTGCGTGTCGGAGAGCTGCTTCTGAAGATCGGAGATCTTGGAGGCCTGCTCCTTGTTCTTGGCCTGCACGTCCTGCAGCTGAGCCACGACCTTGGCGAGCATGTCGCAGGTGTCGGCGGGCAGGGGCAGCACGGAAACGTGGGAGCCGAACTTGTCGGCGTGGCCCTTGATTCCGGTCAGCTCGGGATTCTGTTCGTAGATCCAAGCCTTGGCCATTGCGGCGGCGAAGGGCTCGGACGTGGCGTCGATGGACATTCCGGTCATGAAGCCCAGAAGCTCGCGGATACCGGAACGGTTGGCATCATACTCTTCGCCGGTGAGGTACGCGGCGAACGTGGACATGGGGAAAACCTTGCGGTCAACGCTCTCAGCCATGATAGCCTCCTTATGTGTCAAGGAAAGTCGTCTTTCTTTGGTTTAGTCAGTCAAGTCTGGAACCTAGCTCAGCGGCACTCGCCCGATGCGCCTGGCGTAGATCAGGGCCACGGTGCGGTAGACCACGTGACCGAGCTTGGACCAGGGGAGGTAGGCGAAGAGCATCCACACGACCACCAGATGCAGGAAGTACATCGGGTAGGCAAGGGTGGCGACGTCGGCCAGACGGAGCAGCTCGCTGAAGATGCCGGTGAGGCCGATGGCCCAGATGAGGCCGAGGAGGAACCAGTCGTAGTAGGAGGACTTGGTCTTCTTCTCGTCCTGATTCATGCGACGGCGGGTGAGCAGGGTCAGGCCGATGATCATCATCACGGCGCCAACGTTTGCGACCAGCTTGTGGGGAGCCCACAGCGGCAGCGGGGTGTGGCCGGCCGGGGAGATGAACTCGATGACCTTGCCGCCCCAGTGGCAGGTAGCGATGATGCCGGTGACGACGGCCAGAGCCACGAAGCTGTAGAACAGCAGGAGGTGACCCTTGAACTTGTCCTTGTCGGCCTCGGTCTCTTCACCGCAGCTGGTGAAGTTGGTGTGACGACCGATTTCGTTGAAAAGGACGTCCTTGATGCAGTCGATGATGCCGGGCTTTTCGTGAGCGCCGACGTAGTAGGTTCCCGGGATGGACTGGAAGGACTTGATGAGCTTCGAGCAACCGAGAACGAACGAGGTGACCATGAAGAAGAAGGTCGTGCACATGATCGGGTCGATGGTGTAGTCGCCGGGGAAGACCTTGCCGAAGACGATGGTGCCTTCGGGGATGGTCAGGCCCGTGGTCAGGGACCACACGAACAGCCACAGCGCGACCGGGATGGCCACGAGGATGGGCAGGTACTTGGAGGAGCTCATCCACGTGCCGAGGATCTTCGGTTCGACGAGGTTCTTGTATGCCATGTTGCGCAGCGCGGAGAGCAGGTCACCGGGCTTGGCGCCACGGGGACACAGGTCCGAGCAGGTTCCGCAGTTGTGGCAGAGCCAGATGTCGATGTCGTTGACCAGCTTGTCCTTGAGGCCCCACTGCGCCCAGATCATTTCCTTGCGAGGATAGGGGGCGTCGGCCGGCGACAGGGGGCAGGCCACAGAGCAGGTTGCGCACTGATAGCACTTTTTGAGGGTGTCGCCACCCACCGACTGCAGCTCCTTGATGAACTGCACATCGGGTTCAATCCGTACAGCTTTCGACATGACGTATCTCCTCCTAGTAGCCCTTGAACGGGTTGGGGCCCTTTTCCAGAATCATGTTCTGGAACTCTTCGATCATCGCAGGAAGCTTGTCGTATTCGTCGATGGCGACCTGGTACTGTTCGACGCGGTCAGGCTCGACACCAAGGCGTTCGAGGGTTTCGGCGATGTTTTCCTTGCGGCGGTTGCAGATCTCGGAGCCCTTGACGAAGTGGCACTGGTAGTCGTCGCCGTACTTGCAGCCGAGCATCATCACGCCGTCAATGCCCTTGGACATCGCGTCGGCGACCCAGATGGCGTTGACGGAACCCAGGCAGCGCACGGGGAGGATACGGACGTAGGGGCTCCAAGTCTTTCCGCGCATGGCGGCCATGTCGAGGGCCGGGTATGCGTCGTTCTCGCAGGCGAGAACCACGATGCGGGGACCACCGGCATCCATGTCGTCCGGAACGTTGATGGCTTTGATCATGGAGCCGATCTGGTCGACGTTGTAGTTGTCGAAGCTGATGACGCGCTCCGGGCAGGCGCCCATGCAGGTGCCGCAGCGACGGCAACGGGTCGGGTTGGGCTTCGGCGTTCCGGTCTCGTCGTCGTCGAGTGCGCCGAAGGGGCATTCCTCGGTGCAGCGCTTGCACTGGGTGCAGCGCACGAAGTTGAAGACCGGGTAGGTCAGGTCGCCCGAGCGGGGATGCACGGCCACGCCGCGGTTGGCGGACTCAATGCACTGGATCGCCTTGAGGGCGGCGCCAGCGGCGTCATCCTCGGCGTTGTCCATGAACATGGGCTGACGCACGCAACCCGCTGCGTACACGCCGGTGCGGCGGGTCTCGTAGGGGAAGCAGATGTAGTTGGAGTCGCAGAAGCCGTCGAAGAGGTCGAGGTCCGGGAAGGCCGGGCCCTGACGGTACTTGAAGTTCATCACCGGATTCTTTGCCGTGGTGGGCACGATACCGGTGGGAACGACGACCATGTCGACCTTCAGCTCGAAGTCCTGTCCGAGAAGGGTGTTGGCCACGGTGACCAGCAGGCTGCCATCGGTGTCTTCCTCGACGGAGACGATGGTACCCTTGGTCAGCATCACGCCGGGGTTGTCCTGCGCGGCCTTGTAGTACTTCTCGTGGATGCCCTGAACGAGCATATCCTTGTAGATGATGTAGGCCTGACCGTCCGTGTACTGCTCGGTGACGTATCCGGCCTCCTTGAGGGAGATCACGGAGTTGACCGCGCTGGAGTAGGGCAGGTGGCGGGCGCTTTCGAGGTCAACGTGCTTGTGGGCCTTCTTGTCCTCGCCTTCTTCCTTGGCCTCATCCTCGACGGGTGCGGCGGGAGCCTTGGGCTTGAAGAGGTCGCTCGGCTCGGCCTTCTCAGTATTGAGCAGGAAGGCGACGCGCTTGGCGGGCTTGCCGTCGGAGGGGCGCAGCAGCTGGCCGTTCTTGGCCATTTCCTCGACGTCCCAAGTGGTGACGACGTTCTTGAAGCGTCCGTATCCGAGGGGTTCGAGGATGGAGGCATCCTGCGGCACCCAGCCGGTGGCCAGAACCACGGCACCGATCTTGTCCTCGGAGCCGTTGGAGAACTTGGCGGTGTAGGAACCCGGAGCGCCTTCCAGTGCGGCAATGGTGGTGCCGGTCATCACCTTGATGCGCGACTCGGCCTGCACATCGGCGATGAGCTTCTCGATGCCGGTCTCGTGCGCTTCGGTGTAGGGATGGCAGAGCGGGATGGTCTTGTGCAGCTTCGCGGCGTGGCCGCCAAGCTCGGCTTCCTTCTCGATGAGAATGGTGTTGTAGCCAGCGCGCGCCGCGTGCAGCGCGGCATGCAGGCCGGTCCAGCCGCCGCCGACCACGAGGACGGTCTTCACGGTCTCGATCTGCTCCGGCGCGGGGACACGCGTCTTCTGGAGCTTGATCACGCCCATGTTGATGTAGTCCTTGGCCATGAGCACCTTGGTCTCCTCGCCAGCTTCGGCGGGGCAGCACAGGGCACACTGTTCGCGAAGGTTCACGCGCTCGGAGGGGACGCTCTTTCCGAAGTCGAAGAACTCCCAGTCGATGCGGGGAGACGATCCGCAGACGAGCACGGCATCAATGGTGCCGGCTTCGATGTCCGCCTTGATCATCTTCACACCGTCCTCACCCGGCAGTACGGGGTGGGACGTGACCACGGGGCATGCGGTAGCCCAGCGGGTCTTCACGAACTCGACCAGCGCCTCGATGTCGAAGTACTGGCCGATGCTTGATTCGTCGAAATAGACACCAATTTTTTCGGCCATTGTGAATTACCTCCCTCTCACGGTCTGGATGGCCTTCATGGCGGCGCCAGTGCCAGACTGAGCAGATTTCATGACGTCAAGCGGCTTCTTGGCGCAACCTGCCACGAAGATGCCTTTCTCTTCGTTGCCGGCGGCAAAGCCGTCTTCGTCCACGGAAACATCAAAGGGCAGCTGCTCTTCGGACAGGGTGGGCTGCATGCCGGTGGCAAGGACGACCATGTCGAAGGTCTCGTGGGACTTGGTACCCGCCACGGCATCCTCGACGGTGAGAATCACGCTTCCGTTCTCGCCCTGAACCGCATCGGCGACTTTGCCCTTGACCGTGTGGATATTCTCGTCTTCCAGCACACGGTTGCGGAACTTCTGGTAGCGGTCGGGGGTGCGCAGGTCGATGTAGAAGATGGTGACCTGGCAGTCGGGGTGCTGCTCGCGGACATAGGTGGCCTGCTTGAGGGAGGCCATGCAGCAGATGTAGGAGCAGTAGTTCAGGTGATTCTCGTCGCGGGAACCGGCACACTGCACGAATGCCACGCGCTTGGGTGCCTTGCCGTCGGAGGGGCGAACAATCTGGCCGCCGGTGGGACCACTGGCGGAGGCCATGCGCTCCATCTGCATGTTGGAGACGCAGTTGACCAACTGGCCGGCACCGAGATTGGTCAGCTTGCTCATGTCGTAGGGCTTCCAACCGGTTGCGACGACGATGGAACCGACGGAGAGATCCACGGTCCTTTCCTCATCCTCGAGGTTGATGCCGTCGACTTCGGCCAGCTCTTCGAGCTCGGCCTTGGAACATTCGCCCTTTTCGAGGACGTAGCGGCTCGGGTATGCGAATGGCATATCCATATGCAGCGGCTTGCGCTTGCCAATGCCGAATTCGAAGTCGCTGGGAGTGGAGGCGGTGAGTTCGCCTGCGGCTTCGCTGAGGTCCACGCTGTTGGGAGCGGTGTAACGGGGCTTGATCTTCACGGTAACCGTGTAGTCGCCCTTGGAGCCGGAAACGGAAACCACTTCCGCCAGGGTGAAGATCTTGACCAGGGGGTTTTTCTTGATGCGCTGGAACTGAATCTCGAGACCGCAGGAAGGCGGGCAGAGCTTCGGAAAGTATTTATTGAGCTGAGAGACCCTTCCACCGAGGAACGGGGTTTTCTCGACAAGAAAAACCTCGTGGCCGACTTCTGCGGCTTCAAGGGCGGCCGTAATGCCGCTGAACCCGCCACCGACAACGAGCACGCTGTTGTTTGGCATTTCAATCCTCCCTACGAAATCAGGTTCGGGCCAGTTTGAAAAATGGCCTAACCCTGAACAAGGAAACCATTCGCAGCTGCTCAGGCTTAGACCATTTTTCTGAGCAAGCGGCCGCGGGCAATGCCCGCGGCCGCCGTTTCAGTAGTGTTTAGTCGGGGATGATCTGGTAGTAGGGCTTCTTGAACAGCACGGTCTCCTTCTTCTCGGGATCGTACTTGGAGTTCACGAAGCACTTCCACTTGGTGTCGTCCAGGCCCAGGAAGTCGCCGCGGTAGTAGAAGCCGGGGTAGCGGGACTCCTCGCGGAACCGGATGTGCTGCATGTGCAGGCGCACGGTCCACAGGCGGTGGTAGTTCTCCCAGCAGCGGAGCAGTTCGTGCAGGTCACGTGCGGCCAGCTTGAGGGAGTCCTCTTCCATCATCTGGAGCAGCCAGAAGCCGGTGTCCAGAAGAGCCTGAGAGGTGGTGTAGTAGGTGCCAACGCCACCGCCGTACTCATCGGTGCACTTAACGAGGCGCATCATGAAGTTCTTCGGGGTGATGTACTCGGGGTTCACCACGGGATCGGTGGAGGCGTCCTTGCCAGCCATGTAGTTGTAGTAAGGACGGTAGATCTCCTTCTTCAGGTCTTCAGCGGTCTCCTTGAGAGAGGGCTTGAAGTCCTTGTGATCCACGTACCAGCGCACCATCTGCTTGCCGACGATACGGCCTTCAGCGTGGGAGCCGGAGGAGAACTTGTGGCCGGAGGCGCCAACGCCATCAGCGCAGGTGAACAGGCCGTTGACGGTGGTCATGCGGTTGTAGACCTTGCCGTTGTCGGCGCGGACCTTGTAGTCCTCGGGCACCCAAGCCTCGTCCGGACCGGAAACCCAGATGCCGCAGCAGCCGGAGTGGGAACCGAGCAGGTAAGGCTCGGTGGGCATGATCTCGGAGCCGCGCTCTTCAGGAGCGCAGTTCATGGCAGCCCACAGGTTGGCCTGGCCAACACACATGTCGAGGAAGTCTTCCCAAGCTTCGGCCTCGAGGTGCTTCTGCTCGGCGGGGGACATGGTGGCGAAGGAGGTCTGAAGGGCGGTCTTGGTGTCCATGAAGATGGGGCCGCGGCCTTCGCGCATTTCGCGGAGCATCATGTGGTTGCGCAGGCAGGTCGGGATGACGTTGCCCTTGGCGTAGCCACGATCCTCGTAGGGCTTGAGCATGGCGCGGTTGGTGGCGCAGTAGTCTTCACCCTTGTAGTTGGTAGCCTTGGCCTTGAAGAGCAGGAACCATGCGCCAACCGGGCCGTAGCCGTCCTTGAAGCGGGCGGGGACGAAGCGGTTTTCCATCATGGTCATTTCGGCGCCAACCTGAGCACACATGGTGTAGGTGGAACCGGCGTTCCAAACGGGGTACCAAGCGCGGCCCATGCCCTCACCAGTGGAGCGGGGGCGGTACACGTTAACGGCGCCGCCGCAGGCAACCACGGCGCAGTTGCACTTGAAGATGTGGACCTTGTTCTCGCGGGCGTTCAGAGCAACGGCGCCGGCGATGCGGTTGGGCTGGTTGGCGTCGAGGAGCATCTTCACGACGAAGATGCGCTCCATGTAGCGCTCCTCACCAAGGGCATTCTTCGCAGCCTCGGCCACGATGCACTTGTAGGACTCACCGTTGATCATGATCTGCCAACGGCCGGAACGAACGGGCTTGGAGCCGGAACGGATGGAGCGGCCAGCGGCCTTGGCAGCGGCGCCGTCCATGTTCTTCTCGTTGTCGTCCTTGCACCACACGGGAAGGCCCCACTCTTCAAAGAGATGGACGGAGTCGTCGACGTGGCGGCCGAGGTCGTAGATCAGGTCTTCGCGGACCAGGCCCATGAGGTCGGTGCGGACCATGCGGACGTAGTCGTCAGCATCGTTGTCACCGAGGTAGGTATTGATGGCGGACAGGCCCTGCGCAACGGCGCCGGAACGCTCGAGAGCGGCCTTGTCGAGGAGCAGGATCTTGGCTTCGGGGGCGAACTTGTCGGCCCAGGCAACGGCTTCGAACGCAGCGCCGCAGTTACCCATGCCACCACCGATCAGGAGAATATCAACGTCACGTTCCTCAATGGTCGGCTCGGCAAGAGCGATTCCACGAGGGGCTTCTTTAACGGGAATCTTAGGCATTGTAGTGCTCCTTAAGCTTTTTGTCTTTGTGAGGACAGCGCGTATCGCACTTGAACCTGATTACAGGACGTCCTTGACGACGAAGGTCTTGTCGGCATCGGTCACGTCGAACTTCTTGCCGAGAGCTTCCTTAGGATCGGTCAGAGCGGTCTCGGTGAAGAGGAACTCGGTGTCCAGATCGCCGGTCACGGGCTTGCCGTCGAAGGGCTTGATGGAGCCTTCAGGGGTGGTGCGGATGGGGAACTTGAAGCGCTTCACGGAACCATTGCGGAACTTGACGGTCCACATGATGTCCTCGGAGGAGCGCAGCGGAATGGAGGTGCCGCCCATGGGAGCGAAGTCGGCGTAGGGGCGTGCGGTGATGGCGCCCTGGGGGCAGATCTTCACGCAGGAGTAGCACTCCCAGCAAGCGTCGGGTTCCTGGTTGTAGGCCCTCATCTCCTCGGGGTCGAGGATCATCAGGTCGTTGGGGCAGATGTACATGCAAGCGGTCTTTTCGCCGCCTTTGCATCCATCGCACTTTGAGGGATCGACATAAGTAGGCATAGTGAATCCTCCAACAAATTAGGGTTGAAACAACAACCATTCCTAAAACATCCCCACCGTAAGCGGAGGAGAATGAAAAACAGGGAAGCACCGAGCCTCCCCGCTTTTTTTCGGTATGACCGGCGCACTGGAGCGTCCTTGTGTGACGCTGTCTGTTCTCAGAGAGCCTGCCCACACGCTACGGTGGGTCGTTTGCAGCTTGCCATCTGTCGAGCTGGGAGGCATTCGCCTTTCCCATCAAACACCGGGGATTAGTGTCTTTTTCGACGCTTGTGATGGAATGAACAAGCAGGGCAATCACTAGCAAGCCCCCGATAAACTGTCAAGACGAAAGTGAATAATATCCCAAGCTGCGGTTCGATTGGCCAATGCCGCGCTCTTGCGGGCGAATTCGGGGCTTTGTGTCAAAGGGCGGCTTGGTCCTTGAAAATGCACAGAACCCTATACATTCATTGAATTCTCATTGCAAGGGGTGTCGGTCGGGTGCGGCGGCGAACCGTGCGCGCCGTTGTCGGATTTTCCCTCTAATATGTATTGGGGGACGTGGATGGCGTTCGATCGTCGTGAAAGATTGCGCAATTCGCGTCCGGAATTGCCCTTGATCCATGCCTGAAGCCGCTTGGCGAAAAAAAAGGAAAAGCCTCGGGAACCGCCCAGTGGCTGGCCCTACGTGGGAATTGTCGAAAATGGGGCGTTAGGGGGTACTTGACATTTGCGCATTTTTTTCACAAACCCCAACGAACGGGCTTCATGCAAAGCTTTTTGACTGAGTTCGGCCGCCCTGCGCATCTGTGCGACACCCCTTTCTGGGCTGAAACAGGGCCGACCGCTGGAAAGGCTAAGGCTGAGTTTGTGAAATTTCAATCAACAATAGGTAAAGGAGTCCACAACATGTCCAAGCTGTTGCCCCCTCATGGTGGAAAGGGCCTCGTCTGCTGCCTGCTGAAAGGTTCTGAGCTGGAAGCTGAAGTCAAGAAGGCCGAAGGCCTCAAGAAGATTGAAATCTCCAACCGCGTGAAGGGCGACCTCATCATGATGGGCATCGGCGGTTTCTCTCCGCTGAATGGCTTCATGGGCAAGGCCGACTGGAAGAGCGTCTGCGAGAAGATGATGCTGTCCGACGGCACCTTCTGGCCCGTACCTGTCGTTTGCGACACCAATGACGAAGCCGTTGCCGCTGGCGACGAGATCGCTCTGGTCGGCAAGGACGGTATCGTCTACGCCACCATGAAGGTCGAAGAGAAGTACGAGCTTTCCCAGGACGAGAAGAAGTGGGAATGCGAGACCGTTTTCAAGGGTGAAGGCGAAGACTCCAAGCGCTTCTGGGATGTGGCTCTCGAAGACCATCCCGGCGTGAAAATGGTCATGGCTCAGGGCCGCTTCAACCTGGCCGGCCCGGTGAAGGTCCTCTCCGAGGGCACCTACCGTGACCGTTTCCCGGGCGTCTACCTGACCCCCGCCGAGACCCGCGCCATGTTCGAGGAGCGTGGCTGGAGCCGCGTTGCCGCTCTGCAGCTGCGCAACCCCATGCACCGTTCCCACGAGTTCCTGGCCAAGATCGCCGTGGAAGTCTGCGACGGCGTGATCATCCACTCCCTCATCGGCAACCTGAAGCCCGGCGACATCCCGGCTGACGTGCGCATCAAGTGCATCCAGACCCTCATTGAGAAGTACTTCGTGAAGGAGAACATCATCAATGGCGGCTACCCGCTCGACATGCGCTACGCCGGTCCCCGCGAAGCCCTGCTGCACGCCACCTTCCGTCAGAACTACGGCGTCTCCCACATGATCATCGGTCGCGACCATGCCGGTGTGGGCGACTTCTACGGTCTGTTCGAGGCTCAGGAGATCTTTGATCGCATCCCCTACGCCACCTTCGAGGAAGCTTGCGCGGTGCCCGGAAAGGCTCTGCTCTGCAAGGCCATGAAGATCGACTGGACCTTCTACTGCTTCAAGTGCGACGGCATGGCCTCCCTGCGCACCTGCCCGCACACCAAGGAAGACCGCGTCATCCTGTCCGGCACCAAGCTGCGTAAGGCCCTTTCCGAGGGCGCCGTGGTTCCGGATCACTTCGGCCGTGACGAAGTCCTCGAGATCCTCCGCAGCTACTACGAGGGTCTGACCGAGAAGGTCGAGATCAAGATGCAGGGCGCCGCTTCCGGCGACCAGATGAAGTAGGATTCTACTCTCTGACTCTCTGCTCTCACGGGGAGGCGCCTGCGGGCGCCTCCCTTTTTCTGTAAGTCGCCGATGTGCGCCGGGCGCAAATCCTGCGGAGCGCTGTGGTCCCGGCCGCTCTGCGGTGCCCGTGGTGCCAGCGCAGGACGAACGATTCCCGCG
Proteins encoded in this window:
- the qmoC gene encoding quinone-interacting membrane-bound oxidoreductase complex subunit QmoC, translating into MSKAVRIEPDVQFIKELQSVGGDTLKKCYQCATCSVACPLSPADAPYPRKEMIWAQWGLKDKLVNDIDIWLCHNCGTCSDLCPRGAKPGDLLSALRNMAYKNLVEPKILGTWMSSSKYLPILVAIPVALWLFVWSLTTGLTIPEGTIVFGKVFPGDYTIDPIMCTTFFFMVTSFVLGCSKLIKSFQSIPGTYYVGAHEKPGIIDCIKDVLFNEIGRHTNFTSCGEETEADKDKFKGHLLLFYSFVALAVVTGIIATCHWGGKVIEFISPAGHTPLPLWAPHKLVANVGAVMMIIGLTLLTRRRMNQDEKKTKSSYYDWFLLGLIWAIGLTGIFSELLRLADVATLAYPMYFLHLVVVWMLFAYLPWSKLGHVVYRTVALIYARRIGRVPLS
- a CDS encoding FAD-dependent oxidoreductase, whose product is MAEKIGVYFDESSIGQYFDIEALVEFVKTRWATACPVVTSHPVLPGEDGVKMIKADIEAGTIDAVLVCGSSPRIDWEFFDFGKSVPSERVNLREQCALCCPAEAGEETKVLMAKDYINMGVIKLQKTRVPAPEQIETVKTVLVVGGGWTGLHAALHAARAGYNTILIEKEAELGGHAAKLHKTIPLCHPYTEAHETGIEKLIADVQAESRIKVMTGTTIAALEGAPGSYTAKFSNGSEDKIGAVVLATGWVPQDASILEPLGYGRFKNVVTTWDVEEMAKNGQLLRPSDGKPAKRVAFLLNTEKAEPSDLFKPKAPAAPVEDEAKEEGEDKKAHKHVDLESARHLPYSSAVNSVISLKEAGYVTEQYTDGQAYIIYKDMLVQGIHEKYYKAAQDNPGVMLTKGTIVSVEEDTDGSLLVTVANTLLGQDFELKVDMVVVPTGIVPTTAKNPVMNFKYRQGPAFPDLDLFDGFCDSNYICFPYETRRTGVYAAGCVRQPMFMDNAEDDAAGAALKAIQCIESANRGVAVHPRSGDLTYPVFNFVRCTQCKRCTEECPFGALDDDETGTPKPNPTRCRRCGTCMGACPERVISFDNYNVDQIGSMIKAINVPDDMDAGGPRIVVLACENDAYPALDMAAMRGKTWSPYVRILPVRCLGSVNAIWVADAMSKGIDGVMMLGCKYGDDYQCHFVKGSEICNRRKENIAETLERLGVEPDRVEQYQVAIDEYDKLPAMIEEFQNMILEKGPNPFKGY
- a CDS encoding CoB--CoM heterodisulfide reductase iron-sulfur subunit A family protein, whose amino-acid sequence is MPNNSVLVVGGGFSGITAALEAAEVGHEVFLVEKTPFLGGRVSQLNKYFPKLCPPSCGLEIQFQRIKKNPLVKIFTLAEVVSVSGSKGDYTVTVKIKPRYTAPNSVDLSEAAGELTASTPSDFEFGIGKRKPLHMDMPFAYPSRYVLEKGECSKAELEELAEVDGINLEDEERTVDLSVGSIVVATGWKPYDMSKLTNLGAGQLVNCVSNMQMERMASASGPTGGQIVRPSDGKAPKRVAFVQCAGSRDENHLNYCSYICCMASLKQATYVREQHPDCQVTIFYIDLRTPDRYQKFRNRVLEDENIHTVKGKVADAVQGENGSVILTVEDAVAGTKSHETFDMVVLATGMQPTLSEEQLPFDVSVDEDGFAAGNEEKGIFVAGCAKKPLDVMKSAQSGTGAAMKAIQTVRGR
- the aprA gene encoding adenylyl-sulfate reductase subunit alpha — encoded protein: MPKIPVKEAPRGIALAEPTIEERDVDILLIGGGMGNCGAAFEAVAWADKFAPEAKILLLDKAALERSGAVAQGLSAINTYLGDNDADDYVRMVRTDLMGLVREDLIYDLGRHVDDSVHLFEEWGLPVWCKDDNEKNMDGAAAKAAGRSIRSGSKPVRSGRWQIMINGESYKCIVAEAAKNALGEERYMERIFVVKMLLDANQPNRIAGAVALNARENKVHIFKCNCAVVACGGAVNVYRPRSTGEGMGRAWYPVWNAGSTYTMCAQVGAEMTMMENRFVPARFKDGYGPVGAWFLLFKAKATNYKGEDYCATNRAMLKPYEDRGYAKGNVIPTCLRNHMMLREMREGRGPIFMDTKTALQTSFATMSPAEQKHLEAEAWEDFLDMCVGQANLWAAMNCAPEERGSEIMPTEPYLLGSHSGCCGIWVSGPDEAWVPEDYKVRADNGKVYNRMTTVNGLFTCADGVGASGHKFSSGSHAEGRIVGKQMVRWYVDHKDFKPSLKETAEDLKKEIYRPYYNYMAGKDASTDPVVNPEYITPKNFMMRLVKCTDEYGGGVGTYYTTSQALLDTGFWLLQMMEEDSLKLAARDLHELLRCWENYHRLWTVRLHMQHIRFREESRYPGFYYRGDFLGLDDTKWKCFVNSKYDPEKKETVLFKKPYYQIIPD
- the aprB gene encoding adenylyl-sulfate reductase subunit beta, which produces MPTYVDPSKCDGCKGGEKTACMYICPNDLMILDPEEMRAYNQEPDACWECYSCVKICPQGAITARPYADFAPMGGTSIPLRSSEDIMWTVKFRNGSVKRFKFPIRTTPEGSIKPFDGKPVTGDLDTEFLFTETALTDPKEALGKKFDVTDADKTFVVKDVL
- the sat gene encoding sulfate adenylyltransferase, coding for MSKLLPPHGGKGLVCCLLKGSELEAEVKKAEGLKKIEISNRVKGDLIMMGIGGFSPLNGFMGKADWKSVCEKMMLSDGTFWPVPVVCDTNDEAVAAGDEIALVGKDGIVYATMKVEEKYELSQDEKKWECETVFKGEGEDSKRFWDVALEDHPGVKMVMAQGRFNLAGPVKVLSEGTYRDRFPGVYLTPAETRAMFEERGWSRVAALQLRNPMHRSHEFLAKIAVEVCDGVIIHSLIGNLKPGDIPADVRIKCIQTLIEKYFVKENIINGGYPLDMRYAGPREALLHATFRQNYGVSHMIIGRDHAGVGDFYGLFEAQEIFDRIPYATFEEACAVPGKALLCKAMKIDWTFYCFKCDGMASLRTCPHTKEDRVILSGTKLRKALSEGAVVPDHFGRDEVLEILRSYYEGLTEKVEIKMQGAASGDQMK